In candidate division KSB1 bacterium, the sequence AGGTACCGTTACAAAGAACGACCACTCCTCGACGGGCAGTCCCAAGAGACGCGGCCCAAGAATAAAGCGCTTATTAAAGTACCAATGTCTTCCGGTTACGGCAATATCCCAAATGATGAACGGAATGAGCGAAAGAAAAACAGCGATAAACGCTTTAGGCCATTGTTTGAAAAAACGGACCTTATGATCAAAACTATTCAGCAGAGGTCCGATAAAGACAAAAAGGTTAAAGAGCAGATATTCACTGCGCATAGCCCGTCCTTTCGAGCTCGTTCAGCCATTTTTGCACGCCCTCCCGCTCTTTAGGATCGAGCTCCTCAACCTTGAGAATAAAATTAAGGGCATTGCGGACCAATTCCGGCGGCGTATCGATCGTTGCTTCGGGACCGAGCGCAATAATTTTGCGAAAACTTTGCCGTGCCGCCTCACGTCTGTTGAAGAAAAACGGCAGATAATAGCATGTGGTGCCGTGAATAAAGAGGGCTTCCAGGTCATGTTCGGCCTTGGCCAAACCATCATCCATGACGGCCAACCCCTTTTTCGCCCACCTAAGTTTGGCGTGAGGAGAAAAGACGTACTTGGCTTTTACGGCAATTAAAGAACCCAAATAAGTCTGTGCAACCCCCTGCTTTTCTCCGCTTTGCGCAAGCTTTTGAAAAAGGTCGACCGCTTCGCGATGCTTTTCTTCGGATTGAAGGGCAGAATAATAAAGCCGCCGAGCAGAATCCCACAAAGAAACTTCATCGGCAAAAAGATTCGTCAGCGAAAAGATAATAAGCGCAATGTATTTGAAACCCATGAATTCTCGAATTCTTTTTGGGTTTGATGATAAAATCAGGGCAAAGATTCGCTCGTTCCCTTTATTGCTCTGCTCGCTTTGGAAAAAACTTGAACGGCGCGCCGGCGCGCAAAGTCATGATCGACTATCGGTGCCGGATAAGATTGAGTTCCAAATTCAGGGACCCATTGCCGGATGAAATCATCCTGAGGATCGAAGCGTTTTCGCTGCAGCTCGGGATTAAAGATGCGAAAGTAGGGAACTGCGTCGCAGCCGGTGCCGGCAGCCCATTGCCAATTGCCGTTGTTGGAAGCGAGCTCATAATCGAGCAGTTTTTCCGCAAACCACCGTTCTCCGAGCCGCCAATCGATCAACAGATGTTTGACGAGAAAGCTTGCCGTTACCATTCGCAATCGATTATGCATAAAACCGGTTTGGGCCAGTTGCCGCATACCGGCGTCGACAAGCGGATAGCCTGTAGTTCCCTCTTTCCAGCGTTCAAAATCTTCCTCCGCCTGCCGCCAGTGTATAGAGTCGAATTCTATGCGAAAAGCGTGGTCGACCACATGCGGAAAATGGTACAGTATCATCATAAAGAATTCCCGCCAGATCAGCTCATTCAGCCATGTTTCGTTCAGCTCCATCGCCGCGCGCACCAAGCGTCTGATGCTTACGGTGCCGAAACGGAGATGCATCCCCAACTTTGACGTGCCGTCTACAGCCGGATAGTCGCGGTCGAGATGGTACCGACGAATTTTTTCAAAAGGAATCTCTCGAGAGGGGAAAACAATGCCGCTTTGTGAAAAACCTACCATTTCCAGAGTCGGAATCGTCGCTTGCGGAATTTTTGCAAATCGTTCAAAAAAAGGTTCGACGGCATATTCGGATAATGCTGTCGGTTCTGCGGCCAGGCGCTTGATCCAGGCGTTTTTAAAAGGGGTATAAACGGTATAGGGCAGTCCATCGGCTTTGGTGACATGATCAGGGGGAAAAATTGTCTGATCGCAAAAGGAATGAATCTCCACCCCGAATTCCTGCGCCGTTTTGCGGACCTCATCATCTCGGCGCAATGCATAGGGCTCATAATCCCGGTTGAAATAGAGCTTTTTGATGGGAAATTCGCTGAACAGGCTGCGCCAAACCTCATTCGGCCGGCCGATTATGACTTTTAGAGAGCTTCCAAACCGTTTCAATTGCTGATCGATTTCCTGCAGCATCGAGTGGATAAACTCGACGCGCGGATCGCGAGGATTTTTTAGTTCTTTGAGAATGTCGGTATCAAAAATAAAGACGGGAAGAACCGGCAGACCGCTGCTAAGAGCATGGTGCAGCCCGCGATTGTCGTACATCCGCAGATCGCGGCGAAACCAGAAAGCGGCCAAAGGACGAGATTCATCCATACGGCTCATAGATGGGAAGGGAAAATGAATATTATGAACATAAAGCCATTTATTTCTGTCAACAGAACTGCAGATGAGCAAAATTCCCGTTATGCCTTGAGATCATGAGCTCCTCCTGCAAAAATTTTGCATTTTGCAAAATTAGTTGCTACATTTTTGAGAAACAACAAGTTTGTCCAGGAAAAGGAGAAGGCTATTTCATCCGGCAAGAAAACAGGGTCGATAAAACTATTTCGTCCCGAAACGGTGCTGCCGATTAGTTTTGCGACTCTTATTTTGTTGGGCTCTTTGATCTTGTACCTACCGATTTGTTCCGGAGAGGGCCACACCCTGTATGTCGATGCCCTTTTTACAGCCGCCTCCGCAGTTTGCGTGACAGGGCTGACGGTGGTGGATACCGGTTCGCACTGGAGCACCGTCGGTACGGCCGTGATTCTTATGTTGATCCAAATAGGCGGCTTAGGGATCATGACCTTCACCTCATTCTTTGTGCTGCTGGTTACGCGGCGATTGAGCATCATGAACAGAGATTTGATCGGCGCTAATTTCAGTGTCGCTTCGGCAAAAGGCAATGTTCGTAATCTTCTTCTGACCATCGTTTTGGGAACCTTGGCGGTCGAGTTTTTGGGCGCAGCACTGCTGTTCTTACGCTTCAAAGATGCTTATCCTCTCGGCTATTCGATTTATCTGGCGCTGTTCCATTCCGTTTCCGCCTTTTGCAATGCGGGATTCTCTCTGTTCAGCACCAGCCTAACGGCTTTTCAAGGCGATATACTTGTCAATTTTACCGTCATGGGCCTCATCGTGATCGGCGGCATCGGCTTTTGGGTGCTCTATGATTTGCGCAATGTGCCTTACCGCAAGGGAAACTTTCACTCGACAACGCTGCACACGCGGGTCGTTATTTACACTTCGCTGATTTTGATCGGCATCGGGGCGTTATGGTTTGCATTGAACGAATGGAACAACGTGCTTGCCGGACTGCCCCTCAAGAACAGAATTCTGGCCTCCTTGTTTCAGGCCGTAACGCCGCGGACGGCCGGTTTCAACACCATCAATATCGGTGATCTGCGTGACAGCACTTTATTGATGATGATACTGCTGATGGTGATCGGCGCTTCGTCCGGGTCCTGCGGCGGCGGCATCAAAACCTCGACGATGGCGGTCATTTTGGCCATGGTGGTTGCACAAATCAACAACCGAGGTCAAGTGCAGATCTTTAAGCGAGGCATTCCGGATCATATCGTTTCCAAATCCATTGTGATCTTGTTCTTTGCCATCGTTCTCCTGTTCGGCGTTTTGATCGCTTTGCTTATTACCGAAAGGCCCCTGCAGCCTCTGTTTGCCGGGCGCGGTCTTTTCCTCAACCTTCTGTTCGAATCCGCATCCGCTTTCGGAACGGTCGGGTTGTCAACCGGCGTCACCTCTTTCCTGTCATCGACGGGTAAAGTCATCGTCACGGTTTTGATGTACCTGGGAAGAGTCGGTTCCGCAACTTTGGCTGTGGTTGTGGCCGGAGAAAATGTAAAAAGCATTCGGTACGCTGAAGACGACATTCTAGTAGGTTAAAAAGAAAAAGGCTTTTTAGCTATGAAATCGTTCGCAGTCATCGGTTTGAGCAGCTTCGGCTACTATTTGGCTAAATATCTATCTGATCAAGGCTATCACGTTTTGGCGGTAGACAAAAGAGAAGATCGGATCGAGAGAGTCAAGGCATTTGTGGAAAAAGCCATTGTGATCGACGCCACCGACAAGGAGACCCTTTCGACTTTGGGGCTGGAGGATTTGGACGGCGTCTTTGTCAGCTTGGGCGACGAAATGGACGCCAGCATTTTGGTGACACTCTATTTGCGCGAAATGAAAGTCAAGCGCATCGTCGCCAAAGCGCTGACCGAAGATCACGGCAAGATCCTCGATATCATCGGGGCGCATCAAGTGGTTTTTCCTGAGCGGGATGAGGCTTACCGCATCTCGCGCAATCTGCGCAGCGATTATATTCTGGACACCATCGATCTGATGGAGGGATACAGCATCATCGAAATTGCGCCTCCCCAGGAATTTATTGGTCATACCTTGGGCGAGCTGGACCTGCGCAACAAATACGGCGTACAAGTAATTGTCATTAAGGAACTGATACCGGAAAAAATCGTTATGGTCCCTTCGGCAGACCATATGGTCAAAGACACGAGTATTTTGATGATTCTCGGGGATGACGAATCATTGGAAAAAATACGCAAAATGAAGTAGAATAAATTTGTCTGCAGCATGGTTAATAGACCGATGCAGCAGGGAGTTTAAACCATGTCCGTGCATGTGATTCACATTTACCGCGAGCGCTCCGACATCGTCAGCCGACCGGCTTCGGAATCCTTTTTTTTCCACGGCCTACGGGGTTGGGGAGAAGGAAACTGGGAGCCGAATGTCGACATTTACGAAACGACTGACGAAGTTATCATCCGCGCCGAGTTGGCCGGAGTGAGCCGTGAAGATGTACAGATCCGCGTCAAACCGGGCAAGCTGATCATCAGCGGGGAACGGCGGCCGCCGCAAAGCGGAGAAGGGACGCTGTTTCATCAAATCGAGATCAAATGCGGAAGCTTTTCCAAAATTATCCCCATGCCTTCCAATCTGGAGCATAATGAAATCGAAGCCAGGCTGGTAGACGGCATGTTGGAAATTCGCATCTCG encodes:
- a CDS encoding DNA photolyase family protein, with product MDESRPLAAFWFRRDLRMYDNRGLHHALSSGLPVLPVFIFDTDILKELKNPRDPRVEFIHSMLQEIDQQLKRFGSSLKVIIGRPNEVWRSLFSEFPIKKLYFNRDYEPYALRRDDEVRKTAQEFGVEIHSFCDQTIFPPDHVTKADGLPYTVYTPFKNAWIKRLAAEPTALSEYAVEPFFERFAKIPQATIPTLEMVGFSQSGIVFPSREIPFEKIRRYHLDRDYPAVDGTSKLGMHLRFGTVSIRRLVRAAMELNETWLNELIWREFFMMILYHFPHVVDHAFRIEFDSIHWRQAEEDFERWKEGTTGYPLVDAGMRQLAQTGFMHNRLRMVTASFLVKHLLIDWRLGERWFAEKLLDYELASNNGNWQWAAGTGCDAVPYFRIFNPELQRKRFDPQDDFIRQWVPEFGTQSYPAPIVDHDFARRRAVQVFSKASRAIKGTSESLP
- a CDS encoding TrkH family potassium uptake protein; translated protein: MRNNKFVQEKEKAISSGKKTGSIKLFRPETVLPISFATLILLGSLILYLPICSGEGHTLYVDALFTAASAVCVTGLTVVDTGSHWSTVGTAVILMLIQIGGLGIMTFTSFFVLLVTRRLSIMNRDLIGANFSVASAKGNVRNLLLTIVLGTLAVEFLGAALLFLRFKDAYPLGYSIYLALFHSVSAFCNAGFSLFSTSLTAFQGDILVNFTVMGLIVIGGIGFWVLYDLRNVPYRKGNFHSTTLHTRVVIYTSLILIGIGALWFALNEWNNVLAGLPLKNRILASLFQAVTPRTAGFNTINIGDLRDSTLLMMILLMVIGASSGSCGGGIKTSTMAVILAMVVAQINNRGQVQIFKRGIPDHIVSKSIVILFFAIVLLFGVLIALLITERPLQPLFAGRGLFLNLLFESASAFGTVGLSTGVTSFLSSTGKVIVTVLMYLGRVGSATLAVVVAGENVKSIRYAEDDILVG
- a CDS encoding Hsp20/alpha crystallin family protein, which encodes MSVHVIHIYRERSDIVSRPASESFFFHGLRGWGEGNWEPNVDIYETTDEVIIRAELAGVSREDVQIRVKPGKLIISGERRPPQSGEGTLFHQIEIKCGSFSKIIPMPSNLEHNEIEARLVDGMLEIRISKREQVIEIPIEVKSVDME
- a CDS encoding TrkA family potassium uptake protein → MKSFAVIGLSSFGYYLAKYLSDQGYHVLAVDKREDRIERVKAFVEKAIVIDATDKETLSTLGLEDLDGVFVSLGDEMDASILVTLYLREMKVKRIVAKALTEDHGKILDIIGAHQVVFPERDEAYRISRNLRSDYILDTIDLMEGYSIIEIAPPQEFIGHTLGELDLRNKYGVQVIVIKELIPEKIVMVPSADHMVKDTSILMILGDDESLEKIRKMK